One Thiocapsa sp. genomic window carries:
- the acs gene encoding acetate--CoA ligase, producing MSEEKVYQVPAAIAAKAHVNAEQYAAMYKRSIDDPEGFWAEQAETFLTWSKPWDSVMDYSFQADDLHIKWFEGGKLNVSYNCLDRHLATRGDQVAIIWEGDNPEEDRKITYRELHAEVCKLANVFKSRGVKKGDRVCIYLPMIAEAAVAMLACTRIGAVHSIVFGGFSPDSLRDRVLDSECKLVITSDESVRGGRHIPLKKNADTAMLECPNVETVVVVRRTGGKVEWTEGRDIWYDEAIAAASAECEPEEMDAEDPLFILYTSGSTGKPKGVQHTTGGYLVYAAMTHKYTFDYQEGEVYWCTADVGWVTGHTYIVYGPLANGATSLMFEGIPNYPDMSRFWEVIDKHNVAIFYTAPTAIRSLMRAGEEPVKKTSRKSLRILGSVGEPINPEAWEWYYRVVGDNRCPIVDTWWQTETGGHLITPLPGATALKPGSATRPFFGVVPALVDPAEGVLIEGPGEGALVLSRPWPAMMRTLYGDHARFADTYFRQYPGYYFTGDGARRDADGYYWITGRIDDVLNVSGHRLGTAEIESALVLHPHVAEAAVVGYPHDLKGQGIYAYVTPMSGIEPTDELKKELVAMVRGEIGPIAIVDIIQWAPSLPKTRSGKIMRRILRKIAANEIDSLGDTSTLADPTVVNDLIENRLNK from the coding sequence ATGTCGGAAGAGAAGGTCTACCAGGTCCCTGCAGCCATCGCCGCGAAGGCCCACGTCAACGCGGAGCAGTATGCCGCCATGTACAAGCGGTCCATCGACGACCCGGAGGGCTTCTGGGCCGAGCAGGCCGAGACGTTCCTGACCTGGTCCAAGCCATGGGACTCGGTCATGGACTACAGCTTCCAGGCCGACGACCTGCACATCAAGTGGTTCGAAGGCGGCAAGCTCAACGTCTCCTATAACTGCCTGGATCGTCATCTGGCCACCCGCGGCGATCAGGTCGCCATCATCTGGGAAGGCGACAATCCCGAGGAAGACCGCAAGATCACCTATCGCGAGCTGCACGCCGAGGTCTGCAAACTGGCGAACGTGTTCAAATCGCGCGGCGTCAAGAAGGGCGATCGGGTCTGCATCTATCTGCCGATGATCGCCGAGGCGGCCGTCGCCATGCTCGCCTGTACCCGCATCGGCGCGGTGCATTCCATCGTCTTCGGCGGCTTCTCGCCCGACTCGCTGCGCGACCGCGTGCTCGACTCCGAGTGCAAGCTGGTCATCACCTCCGACGAGAGCGTGCGCGGCGGACGCCACATCCCGCTGAAGAAGAACGCCGATACGGCGATGCTGGAATGCCCGAATGTCGAGACCGTGGTCGTGGTGCGGCGCACCGGCGGCAAGGTCGAGTGGACCGAGGGTCGCGATATCTGGTACGACGAGGCAATCGCCGCCGCGTCCGCCGAGTGCGAGCCCGAGGAGATGGACGCCGAGGATCCGCTCTTCATCCTCTACACATCCGGCTCCACCGGCAAGCCCAAGGGCGTGCAGCACACCACCGGCGGCTATCTGGTCTACGCGGCCATGACCCACAAGTACACCTTCGACTATCAGGAAGGCGAGGTCTATTGGTGTACCGCCGACGTCGGCTGGGTCACCGGTCACACCTATATCGTCTATGGTCCGCTGGCCAACGGCGCCACCTCGCTGATGTTCGAGGGCATCCCGAACTACCCGGACATGTCGCGTTTCTGGGAGGTCATCGACAAGCACAACGTTGCCATCTTCTACACCGCACCCACCGCCATCCGCTCGCTGATGCGCGCCGGCGAGGAGCCGGTCAAGAAGACCTCGCGCAAGTCGCTGCGCATCCTCGGCTCGGTCGGCGAGCCCATCAATCCGGAAGCCTGGGAGTGGTACTATCGGGTGGTGGGTGACAATCGCTGCCCGATCGTCGACACCTGGTGGCAGACCGAGACCGGCGGTCATCTCATCACCCCGCTGCCGGGCGCAACGGCGCTCAAGCCAGGCTCGGCCACGCGCCCCTTCTTCGGCGTGGTCCCGGCGCTGGTCGACCCGGCTGAAGGCGTCCTGATCGAAGGCCCCGGCGAGGGCGCGCTTGTGTTGTCGCGTCCCTGGCCGGCGATGATGCGCACCCTGTATGGCGATCACGCGCGCTTTGCCGACACCTATTTCCGGCAGTATCCGGGGTATTACTTCACGGGTGACGGTGCGCGGCGCGACGCCGACGGCTATTACTGGATCACCGGTCGCATCGACGACGTTCTGAACGTCTCGGGGCATCGCCTGGGTACCGCGGAGATCGAGTCGGCGCTGGTGCTGCATCCGCATGTCGCCGAGGCGGCCGTGGTCGGCTACCCGCACGACCTCAAGGGTCAGGGCATCTACGCCTATGTCACCCCGATGTCCGGCATCGAGCCAACCGACGAGCTAAAAAAGGAGCTGGTGGCCATGGTGCGCGGCGAGATCGGTCCGATCGCCATCGTCGACATCATCCAGTGGGCGCCCAGCCTGCCCAAGACCCGCTCGGGCAAGATCATGCGCCGGATTCTGCGCAAGATCGCCGCCAACGAGATCGACTCGCTCGGCGACACCTCGACCTTGGCCGATCCGACGGTGGTGAACGATCTGATCGAGAATCGCCTCAACAAGTAA
- a CDS encoding sodium:solute symporter family protein: protein MTSLELWTYSIVGVTFSLYIGIAVWARAKTTGDFYVAGGGVHPVANGMATAADWMSAASFISMAGMIAFGGYGGSVFLMGWTGGYVLLALLLAPYLRKFGKFTVPEFIGDRYYSQTARVVAVVCLILASVTYVIGQMTGIGVAFSRFLGISYEMGILAGMGIVAIYAITGGMKGITYTQIAQYVVLIFAYTVPAIFISLNLTGNPLPQLGLGGEYARDGVASGMSLLAKLDQVVTDLGFKEYTTQVMGSSLNMFVYTLSLMIGTAGLPHVIIRFFTVPKVKDARFSAGWALVFIAILYTTAPAVGAMARLNLMDTIQVGPVGTETGNLVYDERPDWFKRWEATGLLKWEDKNDDGRIQYYNDQNAEFAAKAEEFGWKGNEMVTVNNDIMVLANPEIANLPAWVIALVVAGGLAAALSTAAGLLLAISSSISHDLLKGVFMPTISEKKELMAGRLSMIGAIILAGYLGMNPPGFAAGTVAIAFGLAASSIFPALMMGIFAKRMNSLGAVAGMIGGVTITLLYVFQHKGILFVKGTEFLMPDLGMGANWFFGITPEAFGAIGAAFNFLIAAVVFKFAAPPPEHIQHLVEDVRIPRGSGVATGH from the coding sequence ATGACATCACTTGAACTTTGGACTTACAGCATTGTCGGCGTGACCTTCTCGCTCTATATCGGGATCGCCGTTTGGGCCCGCGCGAAGACCACCGGTGACTTCTACGTCGCGGGCGGCGGCGTTCACCCGGTCGCCAACGGCATGGCGACGGCCGCGGACTGGATGTCGGCCGCATCATTTATCTCCATGGCCGGCATGATCGCCTTCGGCGGCTACGGCGGATCGGTCTTTCTAATGGGTTGGACAGGCGGCTACGTGCTGCTCGCACTGCTCCTGGCCCCATACCTGCGCAAGTTCGGTAAGTTCACGGTGCCCGAATTCATCGGTGATCGCTATTACTCGCAGACCGCGCGCGTCGTGGCCGTCGTCTGCCTGATCCTGGCATCGGTCACCTACGTCATCGGGCAGATGACGGGTATCGGTGTGGCTTTCTCCCGGTTCTTGGGCATCTCCTACGAGATGGGCATCTTGGCCGGCATGGGCATCGTCGCCATCTACGCCATCACCGGCGGCATGAAGGGCATCACCTACACGCAGATCGCGCAATACGTTGTTCTGATCTTCGCCTATACGGTGCCGGCAATCTTCATCTCGCTGAACCTGACCGGCAACCCGCTTCCCCAGCTTGGTCTGGGCGGCGAATATGCACGCGACGGCGTGGCCAGTGGTATGTCCCTGCTCGCGAAGCTCGATCAAGTCGTGACCGACCTCGGGTTCAAGGAATACACCACGCAGGTCATGGGCAGCTCGCTCAACATGTTCGTCTACACCCTGTCGCTGATGATCGGTACGGCCGGTCTCCCGCATGTCATCATCCGCTTCTTCACCGTTCCTAAGGTCAAGGACGCACGCTTTTCGGCCGGCTGGGCACTGGTCTTCATCGCGATCCTCTACACCACGGCACCCGCCGTCGGCGCCATGGCCCGCCTGAACCTGATGGATACCATCCAGGTCGGTCCGGTCGGCACCGAAACCGGAAACCTTGTCTACGACGAGCGTCCCGACTGGTTCAAGCGTTGGGAGGCCACCGGTCTGCTCAAGTGGGAGGACAAGAACGACGACGGCCGCATCCAGTACTACAACGATCAGAACGCGGAGTTCGCCGCGAAGGCCGAGGAGTTCGGCTGGAAGGGCAACGAGATGGTCACGGTCAACAACGACATCATGGTGTTGGCCAACCCCGAGATCGCCAATCTGCCGGCCTGGGTCATCGCCTTGGTCGTCGCCGGCGGTCTCGCGGCGGCACTCTCGACGGCGGCGGGATTGCTGCTGGCGATCTCCTCCTCGATCTCGCACGACCTGCTGAAGGGCGTCTTCATGCCCACCATCTCGGAGAAGAAGGAGCTCATGGCGGGGCGTCTGTCGATGATCGGCGCCATCATCCTGGCCGGATATCTGGGCATGAATCCACCGGGATTCGCGGCCGGAACCGTCGCCATTGCCTTCGGTCTCGCGGCCTCGTCGATCTTCCCTGCGTTGATGATGGGCATCTTTGCGAAGCGGATGAACTCGCTGGGTGCCGTCGCGGGCATGATCGGCGGCGTCACCATCACCCTGCTGTATGTGTTCCAGCATAAGGGCATCTTGTTCGTGAAGGGAACCGAGTTCCTGATGCCCGATCTGGGCATGGGTGCGAACTGGTTCTTCGGAATTACGCCCGAGGCGTTCGGTGCGATCGGCGCGGCGTTCAACTTCCTCATCGCCGCCGTGGTCTTCAAGTTCGCGGCACCGCCTCCGGAGCACATCCAGCACCTTGTCGAGGATGTGCGTATTCCGCGTGGCTCGGGAGTGGCAACCGGCCACTAA
- a CDS encoding putative nucleotidyltransferase substrate binding domain-containing protein — MNIELIEIRDFLASHPPFAQLPQDTLERLPQRLSVRYFRRGTPFPPENADPPCVYLLRRGAVELRDANGELVGKLAEGDMCDMICRSTPESGRFFGNTSEDTLVYALPCAEFADLRERHAAFGEHFDQSISSRLRKALDIMVDAPAAGTGLMTVQIGTMINRTPIVANPETSIREAAQVMSEHRVSSLLIMEGDRLAGMITDRDLRSRCVAVGLSTDRPVREIMTEKLQTAQVDTLGFQALITMTRLNVHHLPVLDGQRVAGLISTTDLTRFQSANAVYLVGDIHRAASIETLVQISSKIPELQVHLINGGATANHVGQAISAITDAITQRLIVLAEADLGSPPVPYAWIVGGSQARREQSSHSDQDNALLIADHAKPDDDAYFAALAKIVNDGLDACGFVYCPGDVMASNPKWRQPLRIWHKYFTTWILKPEPMSLMLANVFFDLRAVHDPENLFPELQERVLERSKANRIFVAYMVANALKYRPPLGFFRNIVLIQGGDHDHTFDIKHKGIVPIVDLARIYALSGGLPETNTIERLSAAAVHGTLSKDGAANLTDAIELVGTLRMRHQANQLAHGKKADNFLSPDELSPLERGHLKDAFLLINTMQESLGQRYQAGRFA; from the coding sequence ATGAACATCGAGCTGATCGAAATCCGAGACTTCCTGGCCAGTCACCCGCCGTTCGCTCAACTGCCGCAGGACACGCTCGAACGCCTTCCACAGCGCCTTTCGGTGCGCTATTTTCGCCGCGGGACGCCCTTCCCGCCGGAAAACGCCGATCCGCCCTGCGTCTATCTCCTGCGCCGCGGCGCAGTGGAGCTGCGTGACGCCAACGGCGAGCTGGTCGGCAAGCTGGCCGAAGGCGATATGTGCGACATGATCTGTCGGTCCACACCCGAAAGTGGTCGATTTTTCGGCAACACCTCGGAAGACACCCTCGTCTACGCCCTGCCCTGCGCCGAGTTTGCGGATCTGCGCGAGCGGCACGCCGCATTCGGGGAGCATTTCGACCAATCCATTTCCAGTCGACTGCGCAAGGCGCTGGACATCATGGTGGATGCGCCGGCCGCCGGCACCGGCCTGATGACGGTGCAGATCGGCACTATGATCAACCGCACGCCGATCGTCGCGAACCCGGAGACAAGCATCCGCGAGGCCGCGCAGGTGATGTCCGAGCACCGTGTCTCGTCGCTTCTCATCATGGAAGGCGATCGGCTCGCCGGCATGATCACCGACCGCGATCTGCGCAGCCGCTGCGTAGCCGTCGGTCTGTCGACCGACCGACCGGTCCGCGAGATCATGACCGAGAAGCTGCAGACCGCGCAGGTCGACACCCTGGGTTTCCAGGCCCTGATCACCATGACACGCCTGAATGTGCATCATCTGCCGGTGCTGGACGGTCAGCGTGTCGCCGGCCTGATCTCGACAACCGACCTCACGCGCTTTCAAAGCGCCAACGCCGTGTACCTGGTGGGCGACATCCATCGCGCGGCATCGATCGAGACGCTGGTGCAGATCAGCTCCAAGATCCCCGAGCTTCAGGTCCACCTCATCAACGGGGGAGCGACCGCAAACCACGTCGGCCAGGCGATCAGCGCCATCACCGACGCCATTACGCAGCGCTTGATCGTGCTGGCGGAGGCGGACCTCGGCAGCCCGCCCGTCCCCTATGCGTGGATCGTCGGGGGCTCGCAGGCGCGCCGCGAGCAGTCTTCGCACTCCGACCAAGACAACGCCCTCCTGATCGCGGACCACGCCAAACCGGACGACGACGCCTACTTCGCCGCACTCGCCAAGATCGTGAACGACGGCCTCGACGCCTGCGGTTTCGTCTACTGCCCCGGCGATGTCATGGCCTCGAATCCGAAATGGCGCCAACCCCTTAGAATCTGGCACAAGTATTTCACCACTTGGATCCTCAAGCCCGAGCCCATGTCCCTGATGCTCGCAAACGTCTTTTTCGACCTGCGGGCCGTGCACGACCCGGAAAATCTCTTCCCCGAGTTGCAGGAGCGTGTCCTCGAGCGCTCCAAGGCGAACCGGATCTTCGTCGCCTACATGGTCGCAAACGCGCTCAAATACCGCCCACCCCTAGGATTTTTCCGCAACATCGTGCTGATCCAGGGCGGCGATCACGACCATACCTTCGATATCAAACACAAGGGCATCGTACCCATCGTCGACCTGGCGCGGATCTACGCACTCTCGGGCGGACTGCCCGAGACCAACACCATCGAACGCCTGAGCGCCGCCGCGGTGCATGGGACCTTAAGCAAAGACGGAGCGGCCAACCTGACCGACGCCATCGAGCTGGTCGGAACCCTGCGGATGCGCCATCAGGCCAATCAGCTCGCTCACGGGAAGAAGGCGGACAACTTTTTGTCGCCGGACGAGCTGTCTCCGCTGGAGCGCGGACATCTCAAGGACGCCTTTCTCCTGATCAACACCATGCAGGAGTCCCTCGGACAACGCTATCAAGCCGGCCGCTTCGCCTAG
- a CDS encoding exonuclease domain-containing protein — MSRLLDWRRRWQLRRTPPGPLRSYLEHPFPMAKTDYREVEYLAIDLETTGLDIANDLILSVGYVGVRGASIDLSSARHRVVRIDRSIPEATAIIHQITDDESAEGSELADVLEELLETLAGKVMIAHHARIERGFLSNACKRLWQRGLLMPVVDTQALAYRTFERRQTPFKASDLRLHALGDRYNLPRYSAHNALSDALASAELFLAQAAYRDNGQGLPLRDFLC, encoded by the coding sequence ATGTCACGACTGCTCGATTGGCGCCGCCGCTGGCAACTGCGCCGAACCCCGCCGGGGCCCTTGCGCTCCTACCTGGAGCATCCGTTTCCGATGGCGAAAACGGACTATCGAGAGGTGGAGTATCTTGCCATCGATCTTGAAACGACCGGGCTGGACATCGCCAACGACCTGATCCTGAGCGTCGGCTATGTCGGGGTCCGAGGCGCATCCATCGACCTGTCGAGCGCACGCCATCGGGTTGTGCGGATCGATCGGTCCATCCCCGAGGCGACGGCGATCATCCATCAGATCACGGACGACGAGTCCGCCGAAGGCAGCGAGCTTGCCGACGTCCTCGAGGAGCTCCTCGAAACCCTGGCAGGCAAGGTGATGATTGCCCATCATGCACGCATCGAGCGCGGCTTCCTGAGCAACGCCTGCAAGCGACTCTGGCAGCGAGGACTCCTGATGCCGGTCGTGGATACCCAAGCCTTGGCCTATCGAACGTTCGAGCGCCGACAGACCCCGTTCAAGGCGTCCGATCTGCGCCTGCATGCGCTCGGGGATCGTTACAACCTGCCCCGTTACAGCGCGCACAATGCGCTGAGCGACGCACTGGCCTCGGCCGAGCTCTTCCTCGCCCAGGCCGCCTATCGAGACAACGGCCAGGGACTGCCTCTGCGGGATTTCCTGTGCTGA
- a CDS encoding DUF4212 domain-containing protein, producing the protein MQPEQVHAQPSKAAQYWSENLRLLAILLTIWFVVSFGFGILLVEPLNAIMLGGYPLGFWFAQQGSIYIFVVLIFVYATAMNRLDKKYDFGEE; encoded by the coding sequence ATCCAGCCCGAGCAAGTCCACGCGCAACCGAGCAAGGCCGCGCAGTACTGGAGCGAGAATCTGCGTCTCCTCGCGATCCTGTTGACGATCTGGTTCGTGGTGTCCTTCGGCTTCGGCATCCTACTCGTCGAGCCCTTGAATGCCATCATGCTCGGCGGCTATCCGCTCGGTTTCTGGTTTGCACAACAGGGATCCATCTACATCTTTGTCGTCTTGATCTTCGTCTATGCGACAGCGATGAACCGTCTGGACAAAAAATATGACTTCGGCGAGGAATAG